GTGGTCACGGTGCCCGGCCCCGGTCCCCTCGTCGCCCTGCTGGAGGCGGCGGGCGCCGAGGTCGTCGAGTGTCCGACGCCGATCATCCGCAAAGGGCTGCTGAGTCCGCGGGGGCTCCTGACTCTCGTCGGCGAGACGATGCGGTCGATCCTGCCGAGTCTTCGGGTGCTGCGGGAGTCCGGCGCGGGGACGGTCATCGTCAACACGATCACCCCTCCCCTGTGGTTGGCGCTGAGCCGCCTGGGCGGTCGTTACACCATCTGCCATGTGCACGAGGGCGAGGCCTCGGTCACCGGGCCGCTGCGTCGGGCGCTCTACGTGCCGCTCGTCTTCGCCAACCGGGTCCTGATCAACAGCAGGTTCAGCCTCGACGTGCTCGAGGACGCCGCACCCTGGCTGGCCGCGCGCACGCACATCATCTACAACGCCGTCAGCGGCCCCGAGACGGTGGTCCCCGCTCGCGCTCACCTCGACGGACCGGTCCGGCTGCTCTACGTCGGTCGACTCTCGCACCGCAAGGGACCGCACGTCGCGGTCGAGGCCCTGAGCGAGCTCACCCGCCGGGGCATCGATGCCCATCTGTCGCTCCTCGGCGCGGTCTTCCCCGGCAACGAGGCATACGCCGACGAGCTGCAGGCGCTCATCGAGCGCCACGGGCTGCGGGAT
The sequence above is a segment of the Microbacterium sp. Root553 genome. Coding sequences within it:
- a CDS encoding glycosyltransferase family 4 protein, with protein sequence MTRDRRTVLLANPGADLYGSDRMAVETVRGLVQHGRRVVVTVPGPGPLVALLEAAGAEVVECPTPIIRKGLLSPRGLLTLVGETMRSILPSLRVLRESGAGTVIVNTITPPLWLALSRLGGRYTICHVHEGEASVTGPLRRALYVPLVFANRVLINSRFSLDVLEDAAPWLAARTHIIYNAVSGPETVVPARAHLDGPVRLLYVGRLSHRKGPHVAVEALSELTRRGIDAHLSLLGAVFPGNEAYADELQALIERHGLRDRVDSLGFKASVWDDIAQSDIVLIPSTVDEPFGNTAVEAALAGRPAIVSDVGGLPEASGHSRSSILVPPSDAGALADAVARISDGWDEYREKAASDAVTVAEAFSSERYSREIAAAASRRREESVAI